In Macrobrachium rosenbergii isolate ZJJX-2024 chromosome 6, ASM4041242v1, whole genome shotgun sequence, a genomic segment contains:
- the LOC136839740 gene encoding uncharacterized protein, whose amino-acid sequence MKFLTVASFCVAVALAQNVIQPKPNVRNLPAEVRPEAAGQCYGFTAKKAFPVGQSWSLAPFCGKATCIQHEGKLFEKVEDCGFEPKPSPGCRVKNEADQAKPYPACCPVYECQPGATLQYPTEEELKAAAQQAAKTAQGAQG is encoded by the exons ATGAAGTTCCTAACTGTAGCCTCCTTCTGCGTTGCTGTGGCTCTTGCTCAGAACGTGATTCAGCCAAAACCCAATGTCCGTAATTTGCCTGCTGAAGTCCGCCCAG AGGCTGCAGGTCAATGCTATGGATTCACTGCCAAAAAGGCCTTCCCTGTGGGTCAGTCTTGGTCCCTGGCTCCCTTCTGTGGGAAAGCCACCTGCATTCAACACGAAGGAAAACTCTTCGAAAAGGTGGAAGACTGTGGCTTTGAGCCCAAGCCATCTCCCGGCTGCAGAGTCAAGAACGAAGCCGACCAAGCTAAGCCATACCCAGCCTGCTGCCCCGTGTACGAGTGCCAGCCAGGTGCCACCCTCCAGTACCCAACTGAAGAAGAACTGAAGGCTGCTGCCCAGCAGGCTGCCAAGACTGCACAAGGCGCCCAGGGATAA